One region of Mycolicibacterium rhodesiae NBB3 genomic DNA includes:
- a CDS encoding cytochrome P450 codes for MSDTLATEHVSAEVPEYPMERAARCPFAPPLPMLEMGEAKPLSRVRIWNGTTPWLITGHEVARALFSDSRVSVDDRRDGFPHWNEHMLSTVNKRPRSVFTSDAEEHTRFRRMLSKPFTFKRVEALRTAIQEVTDQCIDEILSGPQPADIVAKLALPVPTKVISEMLGVPYEDHEFFQHHANVGLARYASAEEGQKGAMSLHKYLIDLVEKKMENPSEDAVSDLAERVTAGEISVKEAAQLGTGLLIAGHETTANMIGIGVLALLENPEQAALLRDSDDPKFIANAAEELMRYLSIIQNGQRRVAIEDIEIAGETIRAGEGIIIDLAPANWDASAYPEPDKLDFTRDASQQLGFGYGRHQCVGQQLARAELQIVFHTLLRRIPTLKLAIPFDEVPFKHDRLAYGVYELPVTW; via the coding sequence ATGTCAGACACTCTTGCCACAGAACACGTTTCGGCCGAGGTGCCCGAGTACCCGATGGAACGGGCCGCTCGTTGCCCCTTTGCGCCGCCGCTGCCGATGCTCGAGATGGGGGAGGCCAAGCCGCTGTCGCGAGTACGGATCTGGAATGGCACGACCCCGTGGCTGATCACCGGACATGAGGTGGCGCGTGCGCTGTTCTCGGACTCGCGCGTCAGTGTCGATGACCGGCGCGACGGCTTCCCACACTGGAACGAGCACATGCTCTCGACGGTCAACAAGCGGCCCCGCTCGGTCTTCACCTCGGATGCCGAGGAGCACACCCGATTCCGCCGGATGTTGTCCAAGCCCTTCACGTTCAAGCGCGTCGAGGCGCTGCGTACCGCTATTCAGGAAGTCACCGATCAGTGCATCGACGAAATCCTGTCCGGGCCGCAGCCGGCCGACATCGTCGCCAAGCTCGCTCTGCCCGTGCCCACCAAGGTGATCAGCGAGATGCTCGGCGTCCCTTACGAGGACCACGAGTTCTTCCAGCATCACGCCAACGTCGGACTGGCCCGATACGCGTCCGCCGAGGAGGGCCAGAAGGGGGCTATGAGCCTTCACAAATATCTGATCGATCTCGTCGAGAAGAAGATGGAGAACCCGTCTGAGGACGCCGTATCCGACCTCGCGGAGCGTGTCACCGCCGGTGAGATCAGCGTGAAGGAGGCGGCCCAGCTGGGCACCGGCCTGTTGATCGCCGGCCATGAGACGACGGCCAACATGATCGGCATCGGTGTGCTCGCGTTGCTGGAGAATCCCGAACAGGCGGCGCTCCTTCGCGATTCCGACGATCCGAAGTTCATCGCCAACGCGGCCGAAGAGTTGATGCGTTACCTTTCGATCATCCAGAACGGCCAGCGACGCGTGGCGATCGAGGACATCGAGATCGCCGGCGAGACCATTCGCGCAGGCGAGGGCATCATCATCGATCTGGCCCCGGCGAACTGGGACGCCAGCGCCTACCCCGAACCGGACAAGCTGGACTTCACCCGCGACGCCAGCCAGCAGCTCGGGTTCGGCTACGGCAGACACCAGTGCGTCGGACAGCAGCTCGCCCGCGCCGAACTGCAGATCGTCTTCCACACCCTGCTGCGTCGCATCCCGACGCTCAAGTTGGCCATCCCGTTCGACGAGGTGCCCTTCAAGCACGACCGCCTCGCCTACGGCGTCTACGAACTTCCGGTGACCTGGTAG
- a CDS encoding M24 family metallopeptidase produces the protein MAEEIVPDDLALRTARRERAIAEMGAHDLDILVLGRQANVRYVTGAPQLWVAGTRPFAPICVLVRATGEIHLNSTWDEGIPEEIGHDHLYGLAWNPMTMIEVLKGIDGAATARRVGTDAMSPSFAQLLPLAFPNAELVDAEVAMKAARRTKTPEEIRVLRGALGVAERGLAAAVSELAAGTTEQALNGVLMEAMAAGGYSTSATQDGAWITSPDHSWRVGRRDRVIAEGDLVAFAAGALADGYVGEVGRTWPVGDVPGADALFSRSNELWERLIDACRPGASGGDLLAAYDAAGEAPPPIPVAHGLGLGFDPPVISPDLPGTSADERLDPGTVLAVTAYVWERGVGAVFRRDAVLIGEQGPEVLTSSPTQRSAVATS, from the coding sequence ATGGCTGAAGAAATCGTCCCCGACGACCTCGCCCTGCGTACCGCGCGGCGTGAGCGCGCCATCGCTGAGATGGGTGCCCATGATCTCGACATCCTGGTACTGGGGCGTCAGGCCAACGTCCGCTATGTGACGGGGGCGCCGCAACTCTGGGTCGCGGGCACCCGTCCTTTCGCGCCGATCTGCGTGCTTGTGCGCGCCACCGGTGAGATCCACCTCAACAGCACGTGGGATGAGGGCATCCCCGAGGAGATCGGCCACGATCATCTCTACGGACTGGCCTGGAACCCCATGACGATGATCGAGGTGCTCAAGGGCATCGACGGCGCGGCGACGGCGCGTCGCGTCGGAACCGATGCCATGTCACCGTCGTTCGCACAGCTGCTGCCGCTCGCGTTCCCCAACGCGGAACTCGTCGATGCCGAGGTGGCGATGAAGGCGGCCAGGCGGACCAAGACGCCCGAGGAGATCCGGGTTCTACGAGGTGCACTCGGCGTCGCCGAGCGCGGCCTCGCGGCAGCGGTGTCGGAGCTTGCGGCGGGTACCACCGAACAGGCACTCAACGGCGTCCTCATGGAGGCGATGGCCGCGGGTGGATACAGCACCTCGGCGACCCAGGACGGCGCGTGGATCACATCGCCCGACCACTCGTGGCGCGTCGGTCGGCGCGACCGCGTGATCGCCGAGGGCGACCTGGTGGCCTTCGCCGCCGGTGCGCTCGCCGACGGGTACGTCGGCGAGGTCGGCAGGACATGGCCGGTCGGTGACGTCCCAGGCGCGGATGCGCTCTTCAGCCGGTCGAATGAGCTGTGGGAGAGGCTGATCGACGCGTGCCGGCCCGGCGCGTCCGGGGGCGATCTGCTGGCCGCATACGACGCCGCGGGCGAGGCGCCGCCGCCGATTCCCGTCGCACACGGTCTCGGGCTCGGCTTCGACCCGCCGGTGATCTCGCCCGACCTGCCGGGTACCTCGGCGGATGAACGACTCGATCCGGGCACCGTGCTGGCAGTCACCGCCTATGTGTGGGAACGCGGTGTCGGCGCGGTTTTCCGCCGCGACGCCGTCCTCATCGGCGAACAGGGACCCGAAGTGCTGACATCGAGTCCCACGCAGCGCTCAGCCGTTGCCACCTCCTGA
- a CDS encoding M24 family metallopeptidase, with protein MYRECGARLRDSMKEKGVDALVLLGNGNVVYATGASWPLLDAGLSHVERPVAIVLADDEHPHLYMPFAEGSAFDTEVPPDHVHGPLYLEFDEGVDHFAKVLGGLVPPNASVAVDELTGAMRRAAGRLFPAGPPTDAALVVGPAKLVKTLDQIAAVRRACRITEQALVDVQPFVAPGVSQMDLSARFVRRAFELGATTNMIEAIWQVMPTTRSSGAVWTTTGDLALPLLPTEKPLAKGDVLWTDISITFEGYCSDWGRTWVVGEDPTPEQNANFAKWRSILDAVLAVTKAGATAGDLARAAIAANGGTKPWLPHFYLGHGIGTNAAEMPMIGTDLGEQFDDNFVFPANMLLVLEPVVWEDGTGGYRAEEIVIITEDGYQSITDYPYAPYGLS; from the coding sequence ATGTACCGCGAATGCGGTGCCCGGCTGAGAGATTCCATGAAGGAGAAGGGCGTCGACGCGCTCGTACTGCTCGGCAACGGGAACGTCGTGTACGCGACCGGCGCCAGTTGGCCATTGTTGGATGCGGGCCTGTCGCACGTCGAGCGTCCGGTCGCGATCGTGCTCGCCGACGATGAGCATCCGCACCTGTACATGCCGTTCGCCGAGGGCAGCGCGTTCGACACCGAAGTCCCCCCGGACCACGTCCACGGTCCGCTGTACCTCGAATTCGACGAGGGCGTCGATCATTTCGCGAAGGTACTCGGGGGCCTGGTCCCTCCGAATGCCTCGGTAGCAGTCGACGAACTCACCGGAGCGATGCGACGGGCAGCCGGAAGGTTGTTCCCAGCCGGGCCGCCGACGGATGCCGCACTCGTCGTGGGCCCAGCCAAGCTGGTCAAGACCCTCGACCAGATTGCCGCTGTCCGAAGGGCCTGCCGCATCACCGAGCAGGCCCTCGTCGACGTCCAGCCGTTCGTTGCCCCCGGTGTGAGCCAGATGGACCTTTCGGCGCGATTCGTCCGGCGGGCCTTCGAACTCGGCGCCACGACGAACATGATCGAAGCCATCTGGCAGGTGATGCCGACAACCCGCAGCAGCGGTGCGGTCTGGACCACCACCGGTGACCTGGCTCTGCCGTTGTTACCCACGGAGAAGCCGTTGGCCAAGGGTGACGTGTTGTGGACCGATATCAGCATCACCTTCGAGGGATACTGCTCCGATTGGGGGCGGACCTGGGTGGTGGGGGAGGACCCCACACCCGAACAGAACGCGAACTTCGCAAAGTGGCGGTCGATTCTCGACGCCGTGCTCGCGGTGACGAAGGCCGGCGCCACCGCCGGCGATCTGGCACGCGCGGCAATTGCGGCCAACGGCGGCACCAAGCCGTGGCTACCGCACTTCTACCTCGGTCACGGCATCGGCACCAACGCCGCCGAAATGCCGATGATCGGAACGGATCTCGGCGAGCAGTTCGACGACAACTTCGTGTTCCCGGCGAACATGCTGCTGGTGCTCGAGCCCGTTGTCTGGGAGGACGGTACCGGCGGCTACCGCGCCGAAGAGATCGTGATCATCACCGAGGACGGCTACCAGTCGATCACGGATTACCCCTACGCGCCCTACGGACTGAGTTGA
- a CDS encoding amidohydrolase family protein, whose product MSTPTVPSPTHLPTTLYPAEGFGAPKNRQGHAPKEGLTGLPKGTEIFSADNHISVADDIFYERFPEELKGAAPRIWYEDGAYMVGMKGKAWTGGDFGRVLMQYDDLAGAASNNIEARIRELKEDGIDTELAFPNAVLALFHYPDKSLRERVFRIYNEHIADLQERSNGHFYGVGLINWWDPKGTRSTLEELKSLGLRTFLLPLNPGKDDEGNIYDYGSTDMDAVWDEIEASGVPVSHHIGETPPKTPCQNNSVVVGMMVNVDSFREQFAKYVFSGIIDRHPSLKIGWFEGGIAWVPTALQDAEHMLASYRHMFNHELEHPVRHYWDQHMCASFMVDPLGLQLIDRIGVDNVMWSSDYPHNESTFGYSEKSLASVVEAVGPEDAVKIVSTNIKNFLGIS is encoded by the coding sequence ATGTCAACACCAACAGTGCCATCTCCCACCCACCTCCCTACAACGCTCTATCCAGCCGAGGGCTTCGGCGCACCCAAGAACCGCCAAGGTCACGCTCCAAAGGAAGGTCTCACCGGGCTTCCCAAAGGCACCGAGATCTTCTCCGCGGACAACCACATCTCGGTTGCCGACGACATCTTCTACGAGCGCTTCCCCGAGGAGCTCAAGGGTGCGGCACCGCGCATCTGGTACGAGGACGGCGCGTACATGGTCGGGATGAAGGGCAAGGCCTGGACCGGCGGTGACTTCGGTCGCGTGCTCATGCAGTACGACGACCTCGCGGGAGCCGCATCGAACAACATCGAGGCGCGCATCCGTGAGCTCAAAGAGGACGGCATCGACACGGAATTGGCGTTTCCGAACGCGGTTCTCGCGCTGTTCCACTACCCGGACAAGTCCTTGCGTGAGCGCGTGTTCCGGATCTACAACGAGCACATCGCCGATCTTCAGGAACGCTCGAACGGACACTTCTACGGTGTCGGGCTGATCAACTGGTGGGATCCGAAGGGTACCCGTAGCACGCTCGAAGAACTGAAGTCGCTCGGTCTGAGGACTTTTCTGTTGCCGCTGAATCCCGGCAAGGACGATGAGGGGAACATCTACGACTACGGCAGCACCGACATGGATGCGGTGTGGGACGAGATCGAGGCGTCCGGTGTGCCGGTCAGCCACCACATCGGTGAGACTCCACCCAAGACGCCGTGCCAGAACAACAGCGTCGTGGTGGGCATGATGGTCAACGTCGACTCGTTCCGCGAACAGTTCGCCAAGTACGTGTTCTCCGGAATCATCGACCGGCATCCTTCGCTGAAGATCGGTTGGTTCGAGGGCGGGATCGCCTGGGTGCCAACCGCATTGCAGGACGCCGAGCACATGCTGGCTTCCTATCGGCACATGTTCAACCACGAACTGGAGCATCCGGTGCGCCACTACTGGGACCAGCACATGTGTGCCTCGTTCATGGTCGACCCACTCGGCCTGCAGTTGATCGATCGCATCGGAGTCGACAACGTGATGTGGTCGTCGGACTACCCGCACAACGAGAGCACCTTTGGCTACAGCGAGAAGTCGTTGGCCTCGGTCGTGGAGGCGGTGGGTCCCGAGGACGCGGTGAAGATCGTGTCCACCAACATCAAGAACTTCCTGGGTATCTCGTGA